One window of Curtobacterium sp. 458 genomic DNA carries:
- a CDS encoding FtsK/SpoIIIE domain-containing protein: MRLTFTATHLPTDATADFVAECDEDTVLGEVVEIVARRFGLSAESIVEVAVDAVPTTPHARLGDGVLLEGARLTFGAPAPVLPLPADLPSVRIVGGPGAGTVVVLDAGVAHVGSAPDATVHLPDRTAPEYAAVLRLDLNRRFTIIPTRGSRVLVDGAEVDVETPVEPGGVVAIGDTLLSVAVPDADRAAITLTPGGGTLDYTRPPRLLPEETPTVFKLPAAPGQQSRRSIPIIAALAPLGMAAVMISIFHNVAYLAFGLMSPIIMFGNAWWDRRNGKKTHRQRVAEYEETKRAVEADALEAVARYQRESRTSAPDPATVLDIALRRRARLWERRRTDPDYLTLRVGTADVPSGVVLEDPAALEHRRAVDKLAEDVPVVVDLVEHGVVGIAGREEHTKHLTSWLVAQLAVLQSPRDTQFVVLTDAQSSSEWAWLRWVPQARPGFGQDAVIAIGNDAETLGARVAELGQVIDSRQRALRESGARVVAGPDVVVVLDGARRLRALPGLIRILKEGPAVGVRAICIEEEARLLPEECSVVVTVGSERIRVAAQRQATITDVRPDRVPDGWFESVARAIAPMVDADDERDAGGLPTSSRLLDVMLLEPPTARAITGGWGVRPRTTEVVVGESLDGPFAFDLRRDGPHGLVAGTTGSGKSELLQTIVASLAATNTPEGMNFVLIDYKGGAAFRDFAPLPHTVGMVTDLDTHLVERALESLGAELRRREHLLAEAAAKDIEDYVERLGRGEPLPPMPRLLIVIDEFASLVRELPDFVAGLVNIAQRGRSLGIHLILATQRPTGVVSNDIRANTNLRIALRVTDSSESTDVIDAGDAAQIQKSTPGRGYIRLGAGALLPFQSGRVGGRRPGTTSNRRRAVWAGSVSWSSLGTPPPAPPKSEDRSDDDRTDLQELVAAVAGAAETLGGPEPYRPWLDALPESLLFTDVNDSAWELDVPSTTSSRVNPLPFALQDFPGEQAQRVRSLDLDTDGHLYVVGAPRSGRSQVLRTIAAAVARNTSSADVHVYALDCGNGALLPIQALPHAGAVVQRVQTERAQRLLAKLTQELARRQQVLADGGFASIVEQRAAAVSPADRLPHIVFMLDRWEGFVGSLGELDHGAPTDQVMTMLREGASVGIHLVVTGDRQLLSSRMATLVEDKLVLRLSDRGDYGLAALNPRKLPEQIPDGRAFSSETAVETQIALLAAAGTGQAQAAAITALATFATGRDAGVERSRRPFRVDQLSGPVPFDRAWEMRTDDTDLFGLVGIGGDDLAAIGPDLAQAGSFAIGGPAKSGRSSVLLSITRSVLRAGGQVVLVTPRQSPLRALASEPGVLAVHEGTDITDDLLAPWFDDQPGRRVLVIDDAELVKDAPAKTWLQGFVKRASDSGQAIVAAGLTAEFGVGFTGWQVDMKRARSGALLSPQAIAEGDLLGMRLPRSSVVDRVQPGSAIVHLGDGELVSVQVPVP, encoded by the coding sequence GTGCGCCTGACGTTCACCGCCACCCACCTACCGACCGACGCGACTGCCGACTTCGTGGCGGAGTGCGACGAGGACACCGTCCTCGGCGAGGTCGTCGAGATCGTCGCCCGCCGGTTCGGCCTGAGCGCCGAGTCCATCGTCGAGGTCGCCGTCGACGCGGTACCGACGACCCCGCACGCCCGCCTCGGTGACGGCGTCCTGCTCGAGGGGGCCCGACTGACGTTCGGCGCACCCGCACCGGTCCTCCCGCTCCCGGCCGACCTGCCCAGCGTCCGCATCGTCGGCGGCCCGGGTGCGGGCACGGTCGTGGTGCTCGACGCGGGGGTCGCGCACGTCGGGTCCGCGCCGGATGCGACGGTGCACCTGCCGGACCGCACGGCTCCCGAGTACGCGGCGGTGCTGCGGCTCGACCTCAACCGTCGCTTCACGATCATCCCGACGCGGGGCTCGCGCGTCCTCGTCGACGGGGCAGAGGTCGACGTCGAGACCCCGGTCGAGCCGGGGGGCGTCGTCGCGATCGGCGACACGCTCCTGTCCGTCGCGGTGCCGGACGCCGACCGCGCTGCGATCACGCTGACGCCGGGTGGCGGAACCCTCGACTACACGCGGCCGCCGCGGCTGCTACCGGAGGAGACTCCGACGGTCTTCAAGCTGCCGGCCGCGCCGGGGCAGCAGTCGCGACGGTCGATCCCGATCATCGCGGCGCTGGCGCCGCTCGGCATGGCGGCCGTGATGATCTCGATCTTCCACAACGTCGCCTACCTGGCCTTCGGCCTCATGTCGCCGATCATCATGTTCGGCAATGCCTGGTGGGACCGCCGGAACGGCAAGAAGACGCACCGGCAGCGCGTGGCCGAGTACGAGGAGACGAAGCGAGCGGTCGAGGCGGACGCCCTGGAGGCCGTGGCCCGGTACCAACGCGAGTCCCGCACCAGCGCGCCCGACCCGGCGACGGTGCTCGACATCGCCCTGCGGCGCCGCGCCCGCCTGTGGGAGCGTCGCCGGACCGACCCCGACTACCTGACGCTGCGCGTCGGGACGGCGGACGTGCCGTCCGGCGTGGTGCTGGAGGACCCGGCTGCGCTGGAGCACCGTCGTGCGGTCGACAAGCTGGCGGAGGACGTCCCCGTGGTCGTCGACCTCGTCGAGCACGGTGTCGTGGGGATCGCTGGGCGCGAGGAGCACACGAAGCACCTCACGTCGTGGCTCGTCGCGCAGCTCGCCGTGCTGCAGAGTCCCCGGGACACGCAGTTCGTCGTGTTGACCGACGCGCAGTCGTCCTCGGAGTGGGCATGGCTCCGCTGGGTGCCGCAGGCGCGCCCGGGCTTCGGGCAGGACGCGGTGATCGCGATCGGCAACGATGCCGAGACGCTCGGCGCCCGCGTGGCGGAACTGGGGCAGGTGATCGACTCCCGACAGCGAGCGCTGCGGGAGTCCGGCGCGCGGGTCGTTGCGGGGCCCGACGTCGTCGTGGTGCTGGACGGCGCCCGGCGGCTCCGAGCCCTGCCCGGACTCATCCGGATCCTCAAGGAGGGCCCCGCCGTCGGTGTGCGGGCGATCTGCATCGAGGAAGAGGCCCGGCTGCTGCCGGAGGAGTGCTCGGTCGTCGTGACGGTGGGTTCCGAGCGCATCCGGGTGGCCGCCCAGCGACAGGCGACGATCACCGACGTCCGCCCTGACCGGGTGCCGGACGGCTGGTTCGAATCGGTCGCCCGGGCGATCGCGCCGATGGTCGACGCCGACGACGAGCGCGATGCTGGTGGGCTCCCGACGTCCTCGCGGCTGCTCGACGTCATGCTGCTCGAACCGCCGACGGCGAGGGCGATCACGGGCGGGTGGGGCGTCCGCCCCCGGACGACCGAGGTCGTGGTCGGCGAGAGCCTCGACGGGCCCTTCGCGTTCGACCTCCGGCGTGACGGTCCGCACGGACTCGTCGCGGGCACGACGGGCTCGGGGAAGTCCGAACTCCTGCAGACGATCGTCGCCTCGCTCGCGGCCACGAACACGCCGGAGGGGATGAACTTCGTCCTCATCGACTACAAGGGCGGGGCCGCCTTCCGGGACTTCGCGCCGCTGCCGCACACGGTCGGGATGGTGACCGACCTCGACACACACCTCGTCGAGCGGGCGCTCGAGTCGCTCGGAGCCGAGCTGCGCCGCCGCGAGCACCTGCTCGCCGAGGCCGCCGCGAAGGACATCGAGGACTACGTCGAGCGCCTCGGCCGGGGTGAGCCGCTGCCCCCGATGCCGCGGCTGCTCATCGTCATCGACGAGTTCGCCAGCCTGGTGCGGGAGCTTCCCGACTTCGTCGCCGGCCTCGTCAACATCGCCCAGCGCGGGCGATCGCTCGGCATCCACCTCATCCTCGCCACGCAGCGACCGACGGGTGTGGTGTCGAACGACATCCGGGCGAACACGAACCTGCGGATCGCGCTCCGCGTGACCGACTCGAGCGAGAGCACCGACGTCATCGACGCCGGGGACGCCGCGCAGATCCAGAAGAGCACGCCCGGTCGGGGGTACATCCGTCTCGGTGCCGGAGCCCTGCTGCCGTTCCAGTCCGGCCGGGTCGGGGGCCGCCGTCCGGGCACGACGTCGAACCGGCGACGGGCGGTGTGGGCGGGCTCGGTGTCGTGGTCCTCGCTCGGCACACCGCCCCCTGCCCCGCCGAAGTCCGAGGACCGTTCCGACGACGACCGGACGGACCTCCAGGAGCTCGTCGCCGCGGTGGCGGGTGCTGCCGAGACCCTCGGCGGGCCGGAGCCGTACCGTCCGTGGCTCGACGCGCTGCCGGAGTCCTTGCTCTTCACCGACGTGAACGACTCCGCGTGGGAGCTCGACGTCCCCTCGACGACCTCGTCGCGCGTGAACCCGCTGCCGTTCGCCCTGCAGGACTTCCCGGGCGAACAGGCCCAGCGCGTCCGCAGCCTCGACCTCGACACCGACGGCCACCTCTACGTCGTCGGTGCACCGCGCAGCGGACGGTCCCAGGTGCTCCGGACGATCGCGGCGGCCGTCGCCCGCAACACCTCGTCGGCAGACGTGCACGTGTACGCCCTCGACTGCGGCAACGGTGCGCTCCTGCCGATCCAGGCGTTGCCGCACGCCGGCGCGGTCGTCCAGCGTGTGCAGACCGAGCGGGCGCAGCGGCTCCTCGCCAAGCTGACGCAGGAGCTCGCCCGTCGCCAGCAGGTCCTCGCCGACGGCGGGTTCGCGAGCATCGTCGAGCAACGCGCCGCGGCGGTCTCACCGGCCGACCGGCTGCCGCACATCGTGTTCATGCTCGACCGGTGGGAGGGCTTCGTCGGATCCCTCGGCGAACTCGACCACGGTGCACCGACCGATCAGGTCATGACCATGCTCCGCGAGGGCGCCAGTGTGGGGATCCACTTGGTCGTGACCGGCGACCGGCAGCTGCTCTCGAGCCGGATGGCCACCCTGGTGGAGGACAAGCTCGTGCTGCGCCTGTCCGACCGGGGCGACTACGGCCTCGCGGCACTGAACCCACGGAAGCTGCCGGAGCAGATCCCCGACGGTCGGGCCTTCAGCTCGGAGACCGCCGTCGAGACGCAGATCGCCCTCCTCGCCGCCGCCGGGACGGGTCAGGCGCAGGCCGCCGCCATCACGGCCTTGGCGACGTTCGCGACCGGGCGGGACGCAGGAGTCGAGCGCTCGCGTCGGCCGTTCCGGGTCGACCAGCTCAGCGGCCCCGTGCCGTTCGACCGGGCGTGGGAGATGCGGACTGACGACACCGACCTCTTCGGGCTCGTGGGCATCGGTGGCGACGACCTCGCCGCGATCGGCCCGGACCTCGCGCAGGCCGGTTCGTTCGCGATCGGCGGTCCGGCGAAGTCCGGCCGCAGCTCGGTGCTCCTCTCGATCACTCGGTCGGTCCTTCGGGCCGGAGGCCAGGTCGTCCTCGTCACCCCGCGGCAATCGCCGTTGCGAGCGCTCGCATCGGAACCGGGCGTGCTCGCCGTGCACGAGGGCACCGACATCACGGACGACCTCCTCGCGCCGTGGTTCGACGACCAGCCCGGCCGACGCGTGCTCGTCATCGACGACGCCGAACTCGTGAAGGACGCGCCGGCGAAGACGTGGCTGCAGGGGTTCGTGAAGCGCGCGTCGGACAGCGGCCAGGCGATCGTCGCAGCCGGACTGACCGCCGAGTTCGGGGTCGGGTTCACCGGCTGGCAGGTCGACATGAAGCGAGCGCGTTCGGGCGCGCTCCTCAGCCCGCAGGCGATCGCTGAGGGCGACCTGCTCGGCATGCGCCTGCCCCGGAGCTCCGTGGTCGACCGGGTCCAGCCGGGGTCGGCGATCGTGCACCTCGGAGACGGAGAACTGGTCTCGGTGCAGGTTCCCGTTCCGTGA
- a CDS encoding putative T7SS-secreted protein, translating to MSALASGPTGDPSAVQAMARQYHQVASAISGAASTLKRLDNSDSESKAVTAFLKKAGDLADKLGGAEGRYSGTGDALNEYAGALSTAIDEASSASHLHDQSQTEARSSTRSRDRYQDLANSSTDPDQQQEYQILSDTQRSRAESAQAEATRAASMMRSALEGLETAAQRAIAKIDDSVDDGLDDSAWDDFKQWMKDNDEWISVVLKVAQFAGTVLAIAALLFPLTTWLGVLALSVMALATAGDVAKAAAGTGSWADVALDAVGLLTFGAGKLAVSAGRTAVNAVARSRVQSIVSDGMAERAAFQRVARSYSRIPREGIYDKYRFLAAGDEELAHMVQWIRRSQVGAVGQSPTAVARLERVLATGIGVGWTGVGLDGFGWAKDYIPLWKKFDHWATAPIGPRF from the coding sequence GTGAGCGCGCTCGCGTCAGGTCCGACCGGTGACCCGAGCGCTGTCCAGGCCATGGCGCGCCAGTACCACCAGGTGGCCTCCGCGATCAGCGGTGCCGCGAGCACCTTGAAAAGACTCGACAACTCTGACTCTGAAAGCAAGGCGGTCACGGCGTTCCTCAAGAAGGCCGGGGATCTCGCCGACAAGCTCGGCGGTGCCGAGGGTCGGTACTCCGGCACAGGCGACGCGTTGAACGAGTACGCCGGCGCACTCTCGACAGCGATCGACGAAGCTTCGTCTGCCAGCCACCTGCACGACCAGAGCCAGACGGAGGCTCGATCCTCTACTCGGTCCCGGGATCGCTACCAAGACCTCGCCAACTCCTCGACCGACCCGGATCAGCAGCAGGAGTACCAGATTCTTTCGGACACGCAGCGGAGTCGGGCCGAGAGCGCCCAGGCCGAGGCAACGCGCGCAGCGAGCATGATGCGGTCCGCGCTCGAAGGACTCGAGACCGCGGCGCAACGCGCGATCGCGAAGATCGACGACAGCGTCGACGACGGTCTGGACGACAGCGCGTGGGACGACTTCAAGCAGTGGATGAAGGACAACGACGAGTGGATCTCGGTGGTCCTCAAGGTCGCCCAGTTCGCCGGTACCGTTCTCGCGATCGCAGCACTCCTCTTCCCGCTCACCACATGGCTCGGCGTGCTCGCTCTGAGCGTGATGGCACTCGCTACCGCGGGGGATGTCGCCAAAGCCGCAGCGGGCACGGGCTCCTGGGCCGATGTTGCGCTTGATGCCGTAGGCCTCCTGACGTTCGGTGCCGGCAAGCTCGCCGTGTCTGCGGGACGGACCGCGGTCAACGCAGTCGCCCGTTCTCGCGTGCAGTCGATCGTGTCCGACGGGATGGCGGAACGCGCCGCGTTCCAACGTGTCGCTCGGAGCTACAGTCGCATCCCACGCGAAGGGATCTACGACAAGTACCGCTTCCTTGCGGCAGGGGATGAAGAACTCGCGCACATGGTGCAATGGATCCGTCGATCGCAGGTAGGTGCTGTGGGGCAGAGCCCGACCGCCGTTGCGCGGCTCGAGCGGGTCCTGGCCACGGGGATCGGAGTCGGCTGGACCGGAGTCGGGCTCGACGGATTCGGCTGGGCCAAGGACTACATTCCGCTCTGGAAGAAATTCGACCACTGGGCAACCGCGCCGATCGGCCCGCGGTTCTGA
- a CDS encoding WXG100 family type VII secretion target codes for MANVNVTYDDLRNQASQLRNGQKAIEDQLSQLKSQIDNLVSSGYVTDKSSKAFDGTYSEFNSGATQTIQAIDGMAGFLESAANTLESTDEQLASSIG; via the coding sequence ATGGCAAACGTCAATGTCACCTACGACGATCTCCGCAACCAGGCTTCGCAGCTGCGCAACGGCCAGAAGGCCATCGAGGACCAGCTGAGCCAGCTCAAGAGCCAGATCGACAACCTCGTGTCGTCGGGCTACGTCACCGACAAGTCGTCGAAGGCGTTCGACGGGACGTACTCGGAGTTCAACTCCGGCGCGACGCAGACGATCCAGGCGATCGACGGCATGGCCGGCTTCCTCGAGAGCGCCGCGAACACGCTCGAGTCCACGGACGAGCAGCTCGCGTCGAGCATCGGCTAG
- a CDS encoding FHA domain-containing protein: MARRCKEERTPERPVVTHAEVERDRQAGHLSRAWVLPRVPVPDREPDVEVHTEPSLPTIGVAPRVVLEVAPGNVVPLDQPVVLGRKVATAPGRRAVLLDDPGRSVSREHAAVRPTGGGGLVVEDLGSANGTVVVRASGAREPSVGGAQVVARPGDVLMVGDYAVRVLAG; encoded by the coding sequence TTGGCACGACGTTGCAAGGAGGAGCGGACGCCGGAGCGTCCGGTCGTCACGCACGCCGAGGTCGAGCGTGACCGGCAGGCCGGTCACCTCTCCCGCGCGTGGGTCCTCCCGAGGGTTCCGGTGCCGGACCGCGAGCCGGACGTCGAGGTGCACACCGAGCCGTCGCTCCCGACGATCGGCGTGGCGCCGCGGGTCGTCCTCGAGGTCGCGCCGGGCAACGTCGTACCGCTGGACCAGCCGGTGGTCCTGGGCCGCAAGGTGGCGACCGCCCCCGGTCGGCGGGCGGTACTGCTCGACGACCCCGGGCGCTCGGTCTCGCGCGAGCACGCGGCGGTCCGTCCGACGGGTGGCGGCGGGCTCGTGGTCGAGGACCTCGGTTCGGCGAACGGCACCGTGGTGGTACGGGCTTCCGGTGCGCGGGAGCCGAGCGTCGGCGGCGCGCAGGTCGTCGCGCGACCCGGGGACGTCCTCATGGTGGGCGACTACGCGGTCCGCGTGCTCGCCGGCTGA